The Natrinema salifodinae genome includes a window with the following:
- a CDS encoding DUF1616 domain-containing protein, whose amino-acid sequence MVAFRSLWVLLPRPIREVPADLAAVAALAVATNVATFAPVVRETPIRIPLGLVFVLFVPGYAFVAALFPSAGEPPTASADAESEGDEPHPGSRTRPVTSLGIDASSIDGLERAAFSCGFSIALVPLIGLLLNATPWGIGLPPIVVAVSGFTIVMSAIAAGRRQALPPEERFRVPFRGWYTAVRTELLEPDTRAEGVLNVLLVASVLLAASTGGYAMLAPSESDQFSAIYLLTEDDDGELVAEGYPSEFVRGESREVIVGVDNREHETTEYTVVVIEQDVRITNETATSPEDGNVTYHDTAVTDQRELDRFSTTLAHNESWQYEYELEPTVVGENQRVVWLLFPGGDSEIPADPSIEDTEYHGHLWINVTDSDTRE is encoded by the coding sequence ATGGTCGCGTTCCGTTCGCTATGGGTATTACTTCCACGGCCGATTCGCGAGGTTCCAGCCGATCTCGCCGCAGTAGCCGCGCTCGCCGTCGCGACGAACGTCGCCACGTTCGCCCCGGTGGTTCGGGAGACGCCGATTCGGATTCCCTTGGGCCTGGTCTTCGTGCTATTCGTCCCCGGCTACGCGTTCGTCGCGGCGCTCTTTCCGAGCGCCGGCGAGCCGCCGACCGCGTCAGCCGACGCCGAGAGCGAGGGCGACGAACCGCACCCGGGCAGTCGGACGCGGCCCGTCACGTCGTTAGGCATCGATGCATCGAGTATTGACGGTCTCGAACGCGCTGCGTTCTCGTGTGGGTTCAGTATCGCACTCGTCCCCCTTATCGGACTCCTGCTAAACGCGACGCCGTGGGGGATCGGGTTGCCCCCCATCGTGGTCGCGGTCAGCGGGTTCACGATCGTCATGTCGGCAATCGCGGCCGGTCGTCGACAGGCGCTCCCGCCCGAGGAGCGGTTCCGAGTCCCCTTCCGCGGGTGGTATACTGCCGTTCGGACGGAACTGCTCGAACCGGACACGCGCGCCGAAGGCGTCCTGAACGTCCTGCTGGTTGCGTCGGTGTTGTTGGCGGCCAGTACCGGTGGCTACGCGATGCTGGCCCCGTCGGAGAGCGACCAGTTTTCGGCGATCTACTTGCTGACCGAGGACGACGACGGCGAGCTGGTTGCCGAAGGGTATCCGAGCGAATTCGTCCGCGGTGAGAGCCGCGAGGTGATCGTCGGGGTCGACAACCGCGAACACGAGACGACCGAGTATACGGTGGTCGTTATAGAGCAGGACGTCCGGATAACCAACGAGACTGCCACGTCACCGGAAGACGGCAATGTGACCTACCACGACACGGCCGTCACCGACCAACGAGAACTCGATCGGTTCAGCACGACTCTCGCACACAACGAGAGCTGGCAGTACGAGTACGAACTCGAGCCGACGGTCGTCGGCGAGAACCAGCGCGTGGTCTGGTTGCTCTTCCCCGGCGGAGACAGTGAGATTCCGGCCGATCCCTCGATCGAGGATACCGAGTATCACGGCCACCTCTGGATAAACGTCACCGACTCGGACACACGAGAATGA